The following are from one region of the Cloacibacterium normanense genome:
- a CDS encoding YciE/YciF ferroxidase family protein gives MATLTKTKKTTTKTSTPKTNAVKTVKAEKVPAKKDAAKDLADLFEDGLKDLYWAEKNLLKNMPKMHKNASSPELKKSLEDHMKETENQIKRIEDCFKELGKKPQAAVCDAMKGLLEEGKGIMEETEMGAVRDAGIIAAAQKMEHYEIASYGTLAAFAKVLGYKQSLKLLLATLKEEKKCDEHLTQIADTNLNTKAK, from the coding sequence ATGGCAACTCTTACAAAAACAAAAAAGACGACAACTAAAACTTCAACTCCTAAAACTAATGCAGTAAAAACTGTAAAAGCAGAAAAAGTTCCTGCTAAAAAAGACGCTGCAAAAGATTTAGCAGATTTATTTGAAGATGGACTAAAAGACTTGTATTGGGCAGAGAAAAATCTCCTGAAAAACATGCCGAAAATGCATAAAAATGCAAGTTCTCCAGAACTCAAAAAGTCTTTAGAAGACCACATGAAAGAAACAGAAAATCAAATTAAAAGAATTGAAGACTGTTTCAAAGAATTAGGAAAAAAACCACAAGCTGCTGTTTGTGATGCCATGAAAGGCTTATTAGAAGAAGGAAAAGGCATTATGGAAGAAACTGAAATGGGTGCAGTACGTGATGCAGGAATCATTGCTGCAGCTCAAAAAATGGAACATTACGAAATTGCTTCTTATGGTACACTCGCAGCATTTGCAAAAGTATTAGGATACAAACAAAGTTTAAAATTATTATTAGCCACTTTAAAAGAAGAGAAAAAATGTGACGAACATTTAACTCAAATTGCAGATACCAATCTGAATACTAAAGCAAAATAA
- a CDS encoding YaaA family protein, translated as MKIITSPAKLMNVENSTEFLKSTTPKFIEEATLIHSYLKEKSPQYLSELMEISAKLADENWHRNQVWKPKPTAKESAPALFAFTGEVYRGLDTKTLSKDAVDYLQKNHRILSGLYGLLKPSDKVMLYRLEMGRNFEFENYKNLYEFWSDKITEHINAELKKNELLLNLASNEYGKVINRKKLNNPVVDFEFYQTQPNGKLKTIVVYTKHARGLVARFCAETNAKTLNDVKAFNYENYLINEELSTNQKLVFVR; from the coding sequence ATGAAAATCATTACTTCTCCAGCAAAACTGATGAATGTAGAAAATTCTACAGAATTTTTGAAATCTACCACTCCAAAATTCATAGAAGAAGCGACTTTAATTCATTCTTATCTCAAAGAAAAAAGTCCACAATATTTATCAGAATTAATGGAAATTTCCGCGAAATTAGCAGATGAAAACTGGCACAGAAACCAAGTTTGGAAACCCAAACCAACTGCCAAAGAATCTGCTCCTGCTCTTTTTGCTTTTACAGGAGAGGTTTACAGAGGTCTTGATACAAAAACTTTAAGCAAAGACGCTGTGGATTATCTTCAAAAAAATCATAGAATTCTATCTGGTTTGTATGGATTATTAAAACCATCAGACAAAGTAATGCTTTACCGTTTAGAAATGGGCAGAAATTTTGAATTCGAAAACTATAAAAATCTGTACGAATTTTGGAGTGACAAAATCACAGAGCACATCAATGCAGAACTCAAAAAAAATGAATTATTGCTCAATCTAGCAAGCAATGAATACGGGAAAGTCATCAACAGAAAAAAACTCAACAATCCTGTTGTAGATTTTGAATTTTACCAAACTCAACCGAACGGAAAACTGAAAACCATCGTAGTTTACACCAAACATGCGAGAGGTTTAGTCGCTAGATTTTGCGCTGAAACCAATGCCAAAACATTGAATGATGTAAAAGCGTTTAACTATGAAAATTATTTGATTAACGAAGAATTATCAACAAACCAAAAATTGGTTTTTGTAAGGTAA
- a CDS encoding L-threonylcarbamoyladenylate synthase, giving the protein MAKILKIYPDNPQENYMNEVIKTLQDGGLIIYPSDTVYALGCDIYNVKAMEKLARLKNTTLDKAQFSIICNNLSHLSEFTRPIETSTFRLLKSKIPGPFTFILEANKNLPLAYKGKKTVGIRVPDHPIPQLIVEKLGHPIASTSIKDDDEVIEYSTDPELIAEKYDHLVDIVIDSGYGDNVASTIVDLTSGEPEILREGKGIL; this is encoded by the coding sequence ATGGCAAAAATCCTGAAAATATATCCAGATAATCCTCAAGAAAATTACATGAATGAGGTGATTAAAACGCTGCAAGATGGTGGATTGATTATTTATCCATCAGACACAGTTTATGCGTTGGGTTGCGATATTTACAATGTAAAAGCCATGGAAAAACTCGCTCGTCTTAAAAATACTACACTAGACAAAGCGCAATTTTCTATTATTTGTAACAATCTCAGCCATCTTTCAGAATTTACCCGTCCTATAGAAACGTCTACTTTCAGACTTTTAAAATCTAAAATTCCAGGACCTTTTACCTTTATTTTAGAAGCCAATAAAAATTTACCATTGGCTTACAAAGGCAAAAAAACAGTCGGAATTCGTGTACCAGACCACCCAATTCCGCAGTTAATTGTGGAAAAATTAGGTCATCCCATCGCGTCTACTTCCATAAAAGATGATGACGAAGTCATAGAATATTCTACCGACCCAGAACTCATTGCAGAGAAATACGACCATTTGGTGGACATTGTCATCGATTCTGGTTACGGAGATAACGTAGCTTCTACCATCGTAGATTTAACCAGTGGAGAACCAGAAATCCTGAGAGAAGGAAAAGGAATTCTGTAA
- a CDS encoding CotH kinase family protein gives MKKFFLFSILLLLVTCRNQEENNPITPDPPLFQQAYQPPYFQTDSQKFIYDIDALPEITVEVSLVEWNKFLNYYDQNPNNEEYVAGKFTWVKNGTTEILDNIGLRLKGNTSRRRPEGNPGETHNATNPDWHHASFTVSFKKYNKSQLFHNSEKVVLKWFKDDAMYAREVYSYDLFEKFGVWTAPQSSYCKLTIKVTGDNKAAYFGVYQLQEPVDDVYLANRSTFFSTTGNLWKANWGASFKDASTSNMGIEDVTLTYTNTPIYDYKGSKSNLETAKTQLADFITNVNSKNGDDFKTYISQKMDVNLFLKTYAVNVMVGMWDDYWNNSNNFYFYFDAAGKFYFIPYDYDNTLGTSLLMTDSGIQNPLTWGKSDQNPLVSKVLSIPEYKTQYVKYLNDLIDKKYDLFYLDYSQQRIQKWQNMIFAHVSNDTGEDMTITDVPASWGNCGFYRLRGNSSTDNYFVRKAASIPKN, from the coding sequence ATGAAAAAGTTTTTTCTGTTCAGTATTCTTTTACTTTTAGTAACTTGTAGAAATCAAGAAGAAAACAATCCTATAACTCCAGATCCTCCGTTATTTCAACAGGCTTATCAACCGCCTTATTTTCAAACAGATTCTCAAAAATTCATTTATGATATTGATGCTTTGCCCGAAATTACGGTAGAAGTTTCTCTTGTAGAATGGAATAAATTTTTGAATTATTACGACCAAAATCCTAATAATGAAGAATATGTAGCTGGAAAATTCACTTGGGTGAAAAACGGAACTACAGAAATTTTAGATAATATAGGATTAAGATTGAAAGGAAATACCAGCAGAAGAAGACCGGAAGGAAATCCCGGAGAAACGCATAATGCGACCAATCCAGATTGGCATCATGCAAGTTTTACCGTGAGTTTCAAGAAATATAATAAATCCCAACTCTTTCATAATTCTGAAAAAGTGGTGTTGAAATGGTTTAAAGATGATGCCATGTATGCCAGAGAAGTCTATTCTTATGATTTATTTGAGAAATTTGGAGTTTGGACTGCGCCACAATCCAGTTATTGTAAACTTACCATTAAAGTGACTGGAGATAACAAAGCCGCTTATTTTGGAGTTTATCAGTTGCAAGAACCTGTTGACGATGTTTATTTAGCCAATAGAAGTACATTTTTTTCTACGACTGGAAATTTATGGAAAGCAAATTGGGGAGCGAGTTTTAAAGATGCTTCCACTTCGAATATGGGAATTGAAGATGTGACTTTAACGTATACCAATACACCAATTTACGATTACAAAGGAAGTAAATCTAATTTGGAGACAGCCAAAACACAATTAGCAGATTTCATCACGAATGTTAATTCCAAAAATGGAGATGATTTTAAAACTTATATTTCACAAAAAATGGATGTCAATCTGTTTTTGAAAACCTACGCAGTAAATGTAATGGTAGGAATGTGGGACGATTATTGGAATAATTCTAATAATTTTTATTTCTATTTTGATGCTGCAGGAAAATTTTATTTCATTCCTTATGATTATGACAATACTTTGGGAACATCTCTTCTGATGACAGATTCTGGCATTCAGAATCCTTTAACTTGGGGAAAAAGCGACCAAAATCCTTTGGTTTCTAAAGTTCTATCTATCCCTGAATACAAAACACAATACGTAAAATATCTTAATGATTTGATTGACAAAAAATACGATTTATTTTATCTCGATTACAGTCAACAAAGAATTCAAAAGTGGCAAAATATGATTTTCGCACACGTTTCTAATGATACTGGAGAAGATATGACCATTACAGATGTTCCTGCATCTTGGGGAAATTGTGGTTTCTACAGATTAAGAGGCAATAGTTCTACCGATAATTATTTCGTGAGAAAGGCTGCAAGTATTCCCAAAAATTAA
- a CDS encoding BlaI/MecI/CopY family transcriptional regulator gives MTAKTLTKAEEQVMQYLWELEKGFLKDILELFPEPKPHTNTVSTILKILMEKEFVGHNVHGRQHEYFPLISKETYSGKSIKSLVKNYFEGSYRNAVSFLVEKNEMSVEDLEMLLKELKK, from the coding sequence ATGACAGCAAAAACACTTACAAAAGCAGAAGAACAAGTAATGCAATATCTTTGGGAGCTAGAAAAAGGTTTCTTAAAAGATATATTAGAGCTTTTTCCAGAACCGAAACCTCATACCAACACTGTTTCTACCATTTTAAAAATTTTGATGGAAAAAGAGTTTGTAGGGCATAATGTTCACGGAAGGCAACACGAATATTTCCCGCTTATTTCTAAAGAAACCTACAGCGGAAAATCCATAAAAAGTTTGGTTAAGAACTATTTTGAAGGTTCTTACAGAAACGCAGTTTCATTTTTGGTAGAAAAAAATGAGATGAGTGTAGAAGATTTAGAAATGCTTCTCAAAGAACTTAAAAAATAA
- a CDS encoding M56 family metallopeptidase, which yields METIFLYFGKMILVSAVMSAYYLLFLRDKTFHHYNRFYLLGTMVLSLLLPLLKVEYFTIETDSRILLLLNQFNQNSSQEVENTFNFWDFGALILGIVSFFLLAKLTLGLVKIHQLKKEFPKESIEGITFYNTNLHDAPFSFFRNLFWKKSILINSDLGKQILKHEMVHIEQKHSFDKLFVQIIQSLFWFNPIFYFIKKEITLIHEYLADKKAVKNADTRAFAQMLLASNFSGNVLPATSPFLSSNLKKRLKMLTQKNTKYSYARRILALPILFGVSFALLVNAKNIEIKKQNKAIEIAVQELKKDTVKEKDVQKLLEAQQAKINKASEKIKKENEKIATLSEQTRKKSEELQKIAKEKGADSYDYELKAKELESLGNEIDRIANSEAYQNNWKEFELNFTEMDKVFNSEEFKNQFKMNEEKMKELEKKFNSKEFKDKIIRIQKVRTPQMMDVEVPVPITPPISIEKLKNSPNSNLTKEEIKKLDKLSKERAELSKKQAELARKQAEIAKQQAEISRKYAQNNPWGIRTPEPKSGKIIIMSDAKFKDDNGNVKGRVINKNSDGITISFSGIEKSNSSIFNDNTKIYINGKLSTKEEMDKLNPNDIATVNVNKNVNNGKEESEIRIQTK from the coding sequence ATGGAAACAATATTCCTGTATTTTGGAAAGATGATTTTAGTTTCGGCAGTGATGTCGGCATATTATCTTTTGTTTCTTCGCGACAAAACTTTTCACCATTATAACAGATTTTACCTTCTGGGAACGATGGTTTTAAGCCTTTTGTTACCGCTTTTGAAAGTAGAATATTTCACTATAGAAACCGATAGTAGAATTTTATTATTGCTGAATCAATTCAACCAAAATTCTTCTCAAGAAGTTGAAAACACTTTCAATTTTTGGGATTTTGGAGCTTTGATTTTGGGAATCGTTTCCTTTTTTCTTTTGGCTAAATTAACTTTAGGATTGGTGAAAATTCATCAACTCAAAAAAGAATTTCCGAAGGAAAGCATAGAAGGAATTACCTTTTATAACACCAATTTGCATGATGCTCCGTTTTCGTTTTTTAGAAATTTGTTTTGGAAAAAATCGATTCTGATCAACTCAGATTTAGGAAAACAAATCCTGAAACACGAAATGGTACACATAGAACAAAAACACAGTTTTGATAAACTGTTTGTCCAAATTATTCAATCGCTGTTTTGGTTTAATCCAATTTTTTACTTCATCAAAAAAGAAATCACCCTTATTCATGAATATTTGGCAGACAAAAAAGCTGTGAAAAACGCGGACACTAGAGCATTTGCGCAGATGCTTTTGGCAAGTAATTTCTCCGGAAATGTATTGCCAGCAACCAGTCCGTTTTTATCATCAAACCTTAAAAAACGACTAAAAATGCTTACACAAAAAAATACAAAATACAGTTATGCGCGTAGAATTTTGGCTTTGCCAATTCTTTTCGGAGTTTCCTTTGCGCTATTGGTAAATGCTAAAAATATTGAAATTAAAAAGCAAAATAAAGCCATAGAAATTGCAGTTCAGGAACTTAAAAAAGATACCGTTAAAGAAAAAGATGTGCAAAAACTGTTAGAAGCTCAACAAGCGAAAATTAATAAAGCTTCTGAAAAAATCAAAAAAGAGAACGAAAAAATAGCTACACTTAGCGAACAAACTCGTAAAAAATCTGAAGAGTTACAGAAAATTGCCAAAGAAAAAGGTGCAGATAGTTATGATTATGAGTTGAAAGCCAAAGAATTAGAAAGTCTTGGAAACGAAATTGATAGAATTGCTAATTCTGAAGCTTATCAGAATAATTGGAAAGAATTTGAGTTAAATTTTACTGAAATGGATAAGGTTTTTAATTCAGAAGAATTTAAAAATCAATTCAAAATGAATGAGGAAAAAATGAAGGAGCTTGAAAAGAAATTTAATTCTAAAGAATTTAAAGATAAAATCATCAGAATTCAGAAAGTGAGAACTCCTCAAATGATGGATGTAGAAGTTCCAGTTCCAATAACTCCACCTATAAGTATAGAAAAGTTAAAAAACAGCCCAAATTCTAATCTTACGAAAGAAGAAATCAAAAAATTAGATAAACTGTCAAAAGAAAGAGCCGAACTTTCAAAAAAACAAGCAGAACTGGCTAGAAAACAAGCAGAAATTGCCAAACAACAGGCAGAAATTTCTAGAAAATATGCTCAAAATAATCCTTGGGGGATTAGAACTCCAGAACCTAAAAGCGGAAAGATAATTATTATGTCTGATGCTAAATTTAAAGATGATAATGGTAATGTAAAAGGAAGAGTAATTAATAAAAATTCTGACGGAATTACTATTAGTTTTAGCGGTATTGAAAAGTCTAATTCAAGTATTTTTAATGATAATACCAAAATCTACATCAATGGTAAACTTTCTACCAAAGAAGAAATGGATAAATTAAATCCTAATGATATTGCTACGGTAAACGTAAATAAAAACGTGAATAATGGCAAAGAAGAAAGTGAAATAAGAATTCAAACCAAATAA
- a CDS encoding GLPGLI family protein: MKKLLFTFLLISAFFSAQNRFIYDYKFVTDSTNKADLKSELMYLDISEKGSKFYSREVYVSDSIMTAAFEKQIKATGSMNVDMKAMSMRKGSVRYKIHKNYPSFETYSLTRSGMDAYKVWDKRKIQWKILPEKQKIGEFEAQKAVTEFAGRKWTAWFTEELPFQDGPYKFRGLPGLIVKLEDATQSHVFELKAVGKYKEEIQKVSEFVGNDKYIEVNQEQYKKIFLEDRNDPAKSMKMAMANGAVLQFRDQSGNEISASEMIKRREQQVKENNKRDNNLLELDLLQ; the protein is encoded by the coding sequence ATGAAAAAATTACTTTTTACTTTTTTATTGATTTCAGCATTCTTTTCGGCGCAGAACAGATTTATCTATGATTATAAATTTGTGACGGATTCTACCAACAAAGCGGATTTGAAATCAGAACTCATGTATCTGGATATTTCTGAGAAAGGCTCTAAGTTTTACAGCAGAGAAGTGTACGTTTCGGATTCTATAATGACGGCTGCTTTTGAGAAGCAAATAAAAGCGACAGGAAGTATGAATGTAGATATGAAAGCCATGTCTATGAGAAAAGGAAGTGTACGCTATAAAATTCATAAAAATTACCCTTCTTTCGAAACGTATTCATTAACCAGAAGCGGAATGGATGCTTATAAAGTTTGGGACAAAAGAAAAATTCAATGGAAAATTCTTCCAGAAAAACAAAAAATAGGAGAGTTCGAGGCACAAAAAGCGGTTACGGAATTTGCAGGAAGAAAATGGACGGCTTGGTTTACCGAGGAATTGCCTTTTCAAGATGGTCCTTATAAATTTAGAGGATTACCAGGATTGATTGTGAAGTTGGAAGATGCTACTCAATCTCACGTTTTTGAGCTAAAAGCAGTAGGAAAATATAAAGAGGAAATTCAAAAAGTTTCTGAATTTGTAGGTAATGATAAATATATAGAAGTTAATCAAGAACAATACAAAAAAATATTTCTAGAAGACCGAAATGATCCAGCAAAATCTATGAAAATGGCGATGGCAAATGGAGCAGTACTTCAGTTCAGAGACCAGAGTGGAAACGAAATTTCTGCATCGGAAATGATAAAAAGAAGAGAACAACAAGTCAAAGAAAATAACAAGCGAGACAACAATCTTTTAGAGTTAGACTTACTACAATAA
- the fsa gene encoding fructose-6-phosphate aldolase, whose amino-acid sequence MKFFIDTANLDQIREAQDLGILDGVTTNPSLMAKEGISGAEAIKNHYKTICEIVDGDISAEVLSTTYEEMIKEGEELAAIHPNIVVKIPMIKDGIKALKYFTDKGIKTNCTLIFSAGQALLAAKAGATYVSPFLGRLDDVSTDGLALIEEIRIIFDNYDYKTEILAASIRHSMHIINCAKIGADVVTTPLAPILSLLKHPLTDNGLAQFIADSKKMM is encoded by the coding sequence ATGAAATTTTTTATTGATACAGCTAATCTAGACCAAATTAGAGAGGCACAAGATTTAGGAATTCTAGACGGTGTAACGACCAATCCAAGTTTAATGGCGAAAGAAGGCATTTCTGGAGCTGAAGCAATTAAAAATCACTACAAAACGATTTGCGAAATCGTAGATGGTGATATTTCTGCGGAAGTTCTAAGTACTACTTACGAAGAAATGATAAAAGAAGGAGAAGAATTGGCGGCAATTCACCCAAATATCGTGGTAAAAATTCCTATGATTAAAGACGGAATTAAAGCATTAAAATATTTTACAGATAAAGGAATTAAAACCAACTGTACTTTAATTTTCTCTGCTGGACAAGCGCTTCTTGCTGCAAAAGCTGGTGCTACTTACGTTTCTCCTTTCTTAGGAAGATTAGATGATGTTTCTACAGACGGATTAGCGTTAATCGAAGAAATTAGAATTATTTTTGATAACTACGATTACAAAACTGAAATTCTAGCAGCTTCTATCCGTCATTCTATGCACATTATCAACTGTGCAAAAATTGGTGCAGATGTAGTAACTACACCTCTTGCTCCGATTTTATCATTGCTAAAACATCCTTTAACTGATAACGGTTTAGCTCAATTTATTGCAGATTCTAAAAAGATGATGTAA
- the pepE gene encoding dipeptidase PepE, whose product MNVLLASTSSLFGGKYLEYIKEEIAELFSGIDEIIFIPFARPSGISHEEYTQIARDFFEQIHIKVKGLHEFEDKMAAVNEAKGFFTGGGNTFLLVKTLHEENLMTVLAENVKSGKPYLGTSAGSNIAGLNMKTTNDMPIVYPPSFDCMGLVPFNINPHYLDPNPDLKHNGETRETRIKEFLTQNEVKVVGLREGNWIRVLGDKITTEGTQLTRIFEKGKEPYELESGSEL is encoded by the coding sequence ATGAACGTTTTATTAGCTTCTACCTCTTCACTTTTTGGTGGGAAATATTTAGAATATATAAAAGAAGAAATTGCCGAATTATTCAGCGGAATAGACGAAATTATCTTTATTCCTTTTGCAAGACCAAGCGGAATTTCACATGAAGAATACACGCAAATTGCGAGAGATTTTTTTGAACAAATCCATATCAAAGTAAAAGGATTGCATGAATTCGAGGATAAAATGGCAGCGGTAAATGAAGCAAAAGGCTTTTTTACTGGCGGCGGAAATACTTTTCTCCTCGTGAAAACCTTACACGAAGAAAATTTAATGACCGTTTTAGCAGAAAATGTAAAATCTGGTAAACCGTATTTAGGAACTTCTGCAGGAAGCAATATTGCAGGCCTTAACATGAAAACTACGAACGATATGCCAATTGTATATCCGCCAAGTTTTGATTGTATGGGATTGGTTCCGTTTAATATCAATCCACATTATTTAGACCCAAATCCAGATTTGAAGCATAACGGAGAAACCAGAGAAACCCGAATTAAAGAATTCCTTACCCAAAATGAAGTGAAAGTAGTTGGTTTAAGAGAAGGAAACTGGATTAGAGTCCTTGGCGATAAAATTACAACAGAAGGAACACAACTAACTAGAATTTTTGAAAAAGGAAAAGAACCGTATGAATTGGAGAGTGGGAGCGAGTTGTAG
- a CDS encoding acyl-CoA thioesterase, which translates to MIHTTHTLRVRYGETDAMKYVYYGNYAEYLEVARVELFRILGISYDEIEKRGIWLPVSEYKIKYLKPAFYDEILEIHTYVKKVPGVKIEFEYEIYNDSKQKITEASTTLFFLDATTNKVSRCPDFLMELIQKNWKE; encoded by the coding sequence ATGATACACACAACTCACACATTACGAGTACGTTACGGAGAAACAGACGCTATGAAATATGTCTACTATGGCAACTATGCAGAATACCTAGAAGTTGCTAGAGTTGAGCTGTTTAGAATCCTTGGAATTTCATACGATGAAATCGAAAAACGCGGGATTTGGCTACCGGTTTCAGAGTATAAAATCAAGTATTTAAAACCTGCTTTTTATGACGAAATTTTAGAAATTCACACTTATGTAAAAAAAGTTCCGGGAGTGAAAATAGAATTCGAATATGAAATTTATAATGATTCTAAACAAAAAATCACAGAAGCATCTACTACTCTATTTTTCTTAGACGCTACAACCAACAAAGTGTCTAGATGTCCTGATTTTTTAATGGAACTCATCCAAAAAAATTGGAAGGAATAA
- the dnaA gene encoding chromosomal replication initiator protein DnaA — translation MDQNLGLIWERCLKFMRDNLSASEHEDVKKLEHSFDLLFDRVQPVSLINHNLTLLVPSDFYKEYIEENYLSLLSAALKKNIGKGVKLWYSVMENKPQGLEKPATQNYKGISVQAPKVQEVLPTTVSKSLVNPFVVPGIKKVNIDANLNPNLSFDNFVEGESNKFACTVAKTIAKRPGATSFNPLFIHGGVGVGKTHLAHAIGLDIKQNLPDKVVLYLSSEKFIQQFVSAAKAQNKTDFGNFYQMVDVLIIDDIQFLSGKAATQDMFFHIFDHLHQNGKQIILTSDKAPADIQDIQERIVSRFKWGLSAEVKSPDFDTRKKIIVDKLHRDGIVLKDDMVDFLAGEVKSNVRELIGVINSVIAHSMISKSDLSLDLLKETINKIAANQKKTINIPYIQEVVCEYFGIQREQLLSKTRKREIALPRQLAMYFAKEYTNATFTKIGEEMGGKDHSTVMYACETIRDVSKIDKELKKYLKEIKDKIFE, via the coding sequence ATGGATCAAAACTTAGGCTTGATTTGGGAGCGTTGTCTTAAATTTATGCGAGACAATTTGAGCGCTTCTGAGCATGAAGATGTAAAAAAACTAGAACACTCATTCGACTTATTGTTTGACAGGGTACAACCTGTGTCATTAATTAACCACAATCTTACATTGTTGGTTCCTTCTGACTTCTATAAAGAATATATAGAAGAAAATTACCTTTCTCTACTCTCTGCAGCTCTCAAAAAAAATATCGGAAAAGGAGTTAAATTGTGGTATTCTGTAATGGAAAATAAACCACAAGGATTAGAAAAACCCGCTACTCAAAATTATAAAGGGATTTCTGTACAAGCTCCGAAAGTTCAAGAGGTGCTTCCTACCACAGTTTCTAAAAGTTTAGTGAATCCTTTTGTAGTTCCAGGAATTAAAAAGGTAAACATAGATGCTAACCTTAACCCAAATTTATCATTTGATAATTTTGTAGAAGGCGAGAGCAATAAATTTGCATGTACCGTAGCAAAAACCATTGCTAAAAGACCTGGTGCAACTTCATTTAACCCATTATTTATTCATGGTGGAGTAGGTGTAGGAAAAACGCACTTAGCTCACGCAATTGGTTTAGATATTAAACAGAATCTTCCAGATAAAGTTGTTTTATATTTATCATCAGAAAAATTTATCCAGCAGTTTGTTTCTGCGGCAAAAGCTCAGAATAAAACAGATTTTGGTAATTTTTACCAAATGGTAGATGTTTTGATTATAGATGATATTCAATTCCTTTCTGGTAAAGCTGCAACTCAGGATATGTTCTTCCACATTTTTGATCATTTGCATCAAAACGGAAAACAAATTATCTTAACTTCTGATAAAGCTCCTGCGGATATTCAGGATATTCAAGAAAGAATTGTTTCTCGTTTTAAATGGGGATTAAGTGCAGAAGTAAAATCTCCAGATTTTGATACAAGAAAGAAAATTATCGTAGATAAACTTCACAGAGATGGTATTGTTTTAAAAGATGATATGGTAGATTTTTTAGCTGGAGAAGTGAAGTCTAACGTGAGAGAACTCATTGGAGTGATTAATTCTGTAATTGCACATTCTATGATTTCTAAATCAGATTTAAGTCTAGACTTATTAAAAGAAACCATTAACAAGATTGCGGCGAATCAAAAGAAAACCATCAATATTCCATACATTCAGGAAGTGGTTTGCGAATATTTCGGGATTCAAAGAGAGCAATTGCTTTCTAAAACCAGAAAAAGAGAAATTGCATTGCCTAGACAATTAGCGATGTATTTCGCAAAAGAATATACTAATGCTACTTTTACCAAAATTGGCGAAGAAATGGGAGGAAAAGACCATTCTACGGTAATGTATGCTTGTGAAACCATCAGAGATGTTTCTAAAATTGACAAAGAACTGAAGAAATATCTAAAAGAAATTAAAGATAAAATCTTTGAATAA
- a CDS encoding low molecular weight protein-tyrosine-phosphatase → MKILMVCLGNICRSPLAEGILRSKISEKHTVASAGTISFHEGEHPDKRSTKIAKEYGVDISHQRANYFTEKHLEDFDKIFCMDLKNLEDVLSKANSEEQRSKVFLIMEEAGVLSDEKIEVPDPYYGDMSDFEKVYQMLDQACEAIAEKYNLK, encoded by the coding sequence ATGAAAATTTTAATGGTTTGCCTCGGAAATATATGCAGAAGTCCATTAGCAGAAGGAATTTTGCGTTCTAAAATTTCAGAAAAACATACGGTTGCAAGTGCAGGAACGATTTCTTTTCATGAAGGAGAACATCCTGATAAACGTTCAACCAAAATTGCCAAAGAATATGGCGTAGATATTTCTCATCAAAGAGCTAATTACTTCACCGAAAAGCATTTAGAAGATTTTGATAAGATTTTTTGCATGGATTTAAAAAATTTAGAAGATGTATTGTCAAAAGCCAATTCTGAGGAACAAAGAAGTAAAGTTTTTTTGATTATGGAAGAAGCTGGCGTTTTATCTGATGAAAAAATAGAAGTTCCAGATCCGTATTATGGTGATATGAGTGATTTCGAAAAGGTATATCAAATGTTAGATCAAGCTTGTGAAGCGATAGCTGAAAAGTACAACTTGAAGTAA